One Bacteroidota bacterium genomic window carries:
- a CDS encoding cytochrome oxidase subunit III: MNTVVTKQPTENYAVHPKKFSLWVMIVAMIMLFAAFTSAYIVRRAEGNWDIFPLPMQFMYSVVIAILGSIAMQWSYYAAKRDELGQVKIGLVITLALGIVFCVSQYLGWAEMTQNGFTLTGDNAPSKEYINQYGVTHVGSQNPASSFVYIISATHVLHVLGGIIFLLVMTVQSFKLNIHKKNLLSISMCKTYWHFVGLLWIYLYLFLFLNR, from the coding sequence ATGAATACAGTGGTAACTAAACAACCGACAGAAAACTACGCCGTACACCCCAAAAAGTTCTCTTTATGGGTAATGATTGTGGCTATGATAATGTTGTTTGCTGCTTTCACCAGTGCATACATTGTACGCAGGGCCGAAGGGAACTGGGATATTTTTCCGTTGCCGATGCAGTTTATGTATAGTGTGGTGATTGCCATACTAGGCAGTATTGCAATGCAATGGAGCTACTATGCCGCCAAGCGCGATGAACTTGGACAAGTAAAAATAGGGTTAGTGATAACATTGGCGTTAGGAATTGTGTTTTGTGTATCACAATACCTTGGCTGGGCCGAAATGACTCAAAACGGGTTTACGCTTACCGGCGATAATGCACCCAGTAAAGAGTATATAAACCAATACGGTGTTACCCATGTAGGTAGCCAAAACCCCGCCAGCAGTTTTGTTTATATCATATCAGCCACACACGTATTGCACGTATTGGGCGGTATTATATTTCTGCTGGTTATGACAGTGCAAAGTTTTAAATTAAACATTCATAAGAAGAACCTGCTTAGCATCAGTATGTGCAAAACATACTGGCATTTTGTAGGCCTACTATGGATATATCTTTATTTGTTTTTATTTTTGAACCGCTAA
- a CDS encoding heme A synthase encodes MKRILSETFFRKIGLLSVASILFLIFVGGLVRITGSGMGCPDWPKCFGYYIPPSDESELIWKPNHEYKKGQMIIKDEKLWVAQSNFTTSQSFEPTQWSVYTKHDYALYNPTHTYIEWVNRMVSVFVGIFMVLTLLSSFQYWKTKKSITLLSIASFLFTLFQAWLGAKVVESNLKGDTISIHMLASLVTVGLMMAAVFRNHAAEGLDRIKHLGWLKVLVYGVILLTLVQIYYGTKVREAVDEWMPKAQGSGHSWTQLVDYVLASHKSLSVFVMAAMMVLYMMVANRLEKSNMLVRALSWGLGIAALQIVLGTANIFFDLPAVARLLHVTLAGMLIAAQFYVAILVFNYKGSVIEEKST; translated from the coding sequence GTGAAGAGGATTTTATCAGAAACGTTTTTCAGAAAAATCGGACTTCTTTCTGTTGCCTCTATCCTCTTCCTGATTTTTGTAGGAGGGTTAGTACGAATCACAGGTTCAGGAATGGGTTGCCCAGACTGGCCTAAATGTTTTGGTTACTACATCCCGCCTTCAGACGAAAGCGAATTAATATGGAAGCCCAACCATGAATACAAAAAGGGGCAAATGATAATAAAAGACGAAAAGCTGTGGGTGGCACAAAGCAATTTCACCACTTCACAAAGTTTCGAGCCGACCCAATGGTCGGTGTATACCAAACACGATTACGCTCTTTATAATCCTACCCATACATACATTGAATGGGTAAACCGTATGGTGAGTGTGTTTGTGGGTATTTTTATGGTGCTTACACTGTTGTCGTCTTTCCAATATTGGAAAACAAAAAAGTCGATTACCTTATTAAGCATCGCATCGTTCTTATTTACGTTGTTTCAGGCATGGCTTGGCGCCAAAGTAGTAGAGAGTAATTTAAAGGGAGATACCATCAGCATACACATGCTGGCCTCTTTAGTTACCGTGGGATTGATGATGGCTGCCGTTTTTAGAAACCATGCCGCCGAAGGTCTTGACCGGATTAAACACTTAGGCTGGCTTAAAGTGCTGGTGTATGGTGTTATTCTTCTTACGTTAGTTCAGATTTATTACGGGACTAAAGTGAGGGAAGCGGTTGATGAGTGGATGCCGAAAGCACAAGGCAGTGGACACAGTTGGACACAACTTGTAGATTATGTTTTGGCATCGCACAAAAGCCTTTCGGTATTTGTAATGGCCGCCATGATGGTACTATACATGATGGTTGCCAACCGGTTAGAAAAAAGTAATATGCTGGTGCGCGCCCTTAGTTGGGGATTAGGCATAGCTGCATTACAGATTGTGCTGGGCACAGCAAATATCTTTTTCGACCTTCCCGCGGTTGCACGCTTACTGCACGTTACCCTTGCAGGTATGCTGATAGCCGCACAATTTTATGTTGCCATTCTTGTATTCAATTACAAGGGCAGTGTTATAGAAGAAAAAAGTACTTAA
- a CDS encoding DUF4139 domain-containing protein, translating to MKKIQVFCLLLLVAASCFGQDKLKEVPTTISEVTLYLSGVTVSRTGQVDVEQGTNHLILSGLSPYLDSRSVQVGMGTDVNILSVSDNSSTTIDPKKMPILNFLRDSIDAVKFELETERNNADVLTQEQNLLLANMKIAGEKGVVVPELEDALALYRRELPEIKRKMLLSSIRQRKLQTQLDTLNNRFNEFKRNNEKTTREVHLTVNADKKVKVTLSLQYYVADASWTPKYDIRSVKITDPITLAYKAEMRQNTGENWDGVKMILSTNNPMYTPALPQLFTNFVDLNGWYMQNRQAMPNEADNNYQYNFDKGKTNAFTSQYSNAEVNTDISFEVPFAVRLASDNRPMVTEVKKNQLPVSYKYFTVPKAECTSFLKAQITGWEDLNLLEGDANLYLEGTFLGKTGINPNQIEDTLSLYMGKDRRLVVKRTKAAEKNGKNFFGNKIVQSVVWEIELRNTKKEAITVEVQDQIPVSKNDDLEVIKDDLGGAELNAETGLLTWNKTLQPGETIKLRFGFTLKYPKNNSVARQKLQELRRDNYY from the coding sequence ATGAAAAAAATACAGGTCTTTTGCTTGTTGCTGTTGGTTGCGGCAAGTTGTTTCGGACAGGACAAACTAAAAGAAGTACCAACAACTATCAGCGAGGTTACCCTGTACCTATCAGGAGTTACAGTTTCGAGAACAGGTCAAGTGGATGTAGAGCAAGGCACTAACCATTTGATTTTATCCGGCTTGAGCCCCTATCTGGACAGTAGAAGTGTACAAGTGGGAATGGGTACTGATGTGAATATCCTATCGGTGAGTGATAACTCTTCTACAACTATCGACCCCAAAAAAATGCCTATTCTTAATTTTCTACGCGACTCTATTGATGCTGTAAAGTTTGAATTGGAAACTGAACGTAATAATGCCGATGTGCTAACTCAAGAACAAAACCTGCTACTGGCCAATATGAAAATAGCCGGTGAAAAAGGTGTTGTGGTACCCGAACTTGAAGACGCTCTTGCTTTATACCGTCGCGAATTGCCTGAAATTAAACGCAAAATGCTGTTGTCGTCCATTCGCCAGCGTAAGTTGCAAACTCAGTTAGATACGTTGAACAATCGCTTTAATGAGTTTAAGCGTAATAATGAAAAAACCACACGCGAAGTGCATTTGACGGTTAATGCCGATAAAAAAGTGAAAGTAACGCTAAGCCTGCAATACTATGTTGCTGATGCAAGTTGGACTCCGAAGTATGACATACGCAGTGTAAAAATTACCGACCCCATTACGCTTGCCTACAAAGCTGAGATGCGTCAAAATACAGGCGAAAACTGGGACGGAGTGAAAATGATACTTTCTACCAATAACCCCATGTACACCCCTGCCCTTCCGCAGTTGTTTACCAATTTTGTTGATTTGAACGGGTGGTATATGCAAAACCGTCAAGCCATGCCTAACGAAGCTGACAATAATTATCAATATAACTTTGATAAAGGTAAGACCAACGCATTCACAAGTCAGTATTCTAATGCCGAGGTAAATACCGATATTTCTTTTGAAGTTCCTTTTGCGGTGCGCCTTGCCAGCGATAACCGTCCAATGGTAACAGAAGTGAAGAAAAATCAGCTTCCGGTTTCTTATAAATACTTTACCGTACCTAAGGCTGAGTGTACCTCGTTCTTAAAAGCCCAGATAACAGGATGGGAAGACCTTAATTTATTAGAAGGTGATGCTAATCTGTACCTTGAAGGTACTTTTTTAGGCAAAACAGGTATAAATCCTAATCAGATTGAAGATACACTATCATTATACATGGGTAAAGACCGTCGTTTGGTAGTAAAACGTACAAAAGCGGCTGAGAAAAACGGTAAAAACTTCTTTGGCAACAAAATAGTGCAAAGTGTGGTTTGGGAAATTGAATTACGTAACACCAAAAAAGAAGCAATTACTGTTGAGGTACAAGACCAAATACCTGTATCTAAAAACGATGATTTGGAAGTAATAAAAGATGATTTAGGAGGTGCTGAACTAAATGCTGAAACCGGTTTATTAACCTGGAATAAAACTTTACAACCGGGCGAAACTATTAAACTACGTTTTGGGTTCACGCTTAAATATCCAAAAAATAATAGTGTTGCCCGCCAAAAACTACAAGAACTGCGCAGGGATAATTATTATTAA
- a CDS encoding DUF420 domain-containing protein: protein MNTFATNDKLYFRIILGISIAIPLVVALLLFIPGKEGLQGSFDVTFLPKLNAFINSAVSILLVAGYFAIRNQKKGTHKALMLSAFFLSGLFLVSYVTYHYLAAETKFGDINHDSLISAEEAAAAGGLRYIYYFILLTHILLATAIVPMVLFTIYRSFAGQFDKHRKLARWTFPLWLYVSVTGVVVYLLIVPYYLT, encoded by the coding sequence ATGAACACCTTTGCAACTAACGATAAACTATACTTCCGCATAATACTGGGTATATCTATTGCCATACCCTTGGTAGTTGCGCTACTGCTGTTTATTCCCGGAAAAGAGGGGTTGCAAGGCAGTTTTGATGTAACCTTCCTTCCCAAGCTTAATGCGTTTATCAACTCAGCAGTTTCAATACTTTTGGTAGCCGGTTATTTCGCTATCCGCAATCAAAAAAAGGGTACGCATAAAGCATTGATGTTGTCGGCATTTTTCCTTTCGGGCTTGTTCTTAGTGTCGTATGTTACTTACCATTATTTGGCAGCTGAAACCAAATTTGGTGATATTAACCATGATAGCTTGATAAGTGCTGAAGAAGCTGCAGCAGCAGGTGGTTTGAGGTATATTTATTACTTCATACTATTAACACACATATTATTAGCTACTGCAATTGTGCCAATGGTATTATTTACCATTTACCGCTCGTTTGCCGGGCAATTTGATAAACACAGAAAACTTGCACGGTGGACATTTCCCCTATGGTTATACGTTTCGGTAACCGGTGTTGTTGTATATTTGCTCATTGTTCCATATTACCTTACATAA
- a CDS encoding DUF983 domain-containing protein produces MAFIKCKCPQCRSGKFFTHSFYNPTKFLHFNEHCPVCGLKFEKETGFFWSAMYISYGINVAIGVIVGVLLNLFLDDPSVNTYLFWILGIVILGSTLIFRYSRMIALHFVSGYKYDKNAVKKQ; encoded by the coding sequence ATGGCATTTATTAAATGTAAATGCCCGCAATGCCGTAGCGGAAAGTTCTTCACGCATTCTTTCTACAATCCCACCAAATTTCTACACTTTAATGAGCATTGTCCCGTTTGCGGATTAAAGTTTGAAAAAGAAACCGGTTTCTTTTGGAGTGCTATGTACATAAGCTACGGAATAAATGTAGCTATTGGTGTAATAGTTGGGGTATTGTTAAACCTCTTTTTAGATGATCCGAGCGTTAATACCTATTTATTTTGGATATTGGGTATAGTTATCTTAGGCTCTACACTAATATTCAGGTATTCACGTATGATTGCCCTGCATTTTGTAAGCGGCTACAAATACGATAAGAATGCAGTGAAGAAACAGTAG
- a CDS encoding cytochrome c: MKKFLKILGILLGSLIIIVASVAAYVHFKGIPTYDAPKIPEVKVESTPERIAKGEKIASMLCIHCHSDANNKLVGKRIIDLPPAFGEIYSMNITHDATKGIGNWTDGELIYFLRTGLRKDGSYAPPYMPKFPLLSDEDMNSIISWLRSDAYGLKASSEEPPASKPGFLMKALSNFVDGAKPLPFPASATPVPDTTNKEVWGKYLANNLYACFACHSADFATNSELAPEQSKGFYGGGNKLLDLQGKLILSKNITPDGTGIGTWTEQDFVNAMRYGKRKNGKQLRYPMLPYNQLTEGEISAIYAYLRTIPAINNTIAD; encoded by the coding sequence ATGAAAAAATTCCTGAAAATACTGGGCATATTGCTCGGTTCATTAATTATTATTGTCGCTTCTGTTGCGGCTTATGTTCATTTTAAAGGCATACCTACTTACGATGCCCCAAAAATACCCGAAGTAAAAGTTGAATCAACCCCTGAACGAATTGCTAAGGGCGAGAAAATTGCATCAATGTTATGTATTCATTGCCATAGTGATGCCAACAATAAATTGGTGGGTAAGCGTATCATTGATTTACCTCCCGCATTTGGAGAAATATATTCAATGAATATTACCCATGATGCAACTAAAGGTATTGGTAATTGGACCGATGGTGAACTTATTTATTTCTTGCGTACAGGTTTACGTAAAGACGGAAGCTATGCGCCTCCTTATATGCCTAAATTCCCTTTGTTGAGTGATGAAGATATGAATAGCATTATATCTTGGTTGCGCAGTGATGCATACGGGTTGAAGGCCAGCAGCGAAGAACCTCCTGCCAGCAAACCCGGATTTTTGATGAAAGCTCTTAGTAATTTTGTTGATGGTGCAAAACCATTGCCATTTCCGGCTTCTGCAACTCCGGTACCCGATACCACTAATAAAGAAGTTTGGGGTAAATATTTAGCAAATAACCTGTATGCCTGTTTTGCCTGTCACAGTGCTGATTTTGCTACCAATAGCGAGCTTGCCCCTGAACAGTCAAAAGGATTTTATGGCGGTGGAAATAAACTATTGGATTTACAGGGTAAATTAATCCTGTCTAAAAATATTACTCCTGACGGTACAGGTATCGGTACATGGACAGAGCAGGATTTTGTGAATGCCATGCGTTACGGTAAACGCAAAAACGGCAAACAATTGCGCTACCCCATGTTGCCCTACAATCAATTAACTGAGGGTGAAATAAGTGCTATCTACGCATACTTGCGTACAATACCTGCAATAAATAATACCATTGCTGATTAA
- a CDS encoding NAD(P)-binding protein produces the protein MAKQTTAKKGTPTASKKVDVAVIGGGVAGAYSAWRLQKANGKKSKVALYEYSDRIGGRLFSRTLPGMPNVVAELGGMRYIPETQPLVTGLINYLKLPTKDFPMGNPDPEIGASQNYYYLRGEHLTLEELSIKGAVPYNLSWSEQGMNPDQLQAYVMNVLVPNAKNLTLEDWFKVEVFGTPLYKMGYWNLLNVFLTNEAFSYMRDAGGYDANVANASAVAQLPVSDFGPTTSFRTLTKGYQDLPLTLAEQFEADGGEINMNHKLLSIKRLKNGEYELVFTRTKTQDFKTHYDNNSDERIVVHADKIILAMPRRSLELIEWDQWQENEFLKNNVGSVLIQHAFKLFMGYDYPWWRALNLWAGRSITDMPIRQVYYFGCEGDQPGADPNNTKSLLMASYNDISTVPFWKALQNDEPYGGNDKPENKSIDPVPPAQFVATQSMVEIAHKQVETMHGQQKLDMPYAAIFHDWSEDPYGGGWHEWKAGYRYDEIIKKMVKPVEDQDVFIIGEAYSNNQGWVEGSLETAEDMMKRYFKLDYLPRK, from the coding sequence ATGGCTAAACAAACTACAGCAAAAAAAGGTACACCCACGGCATCAAAAAAGGTGGATGTAGCCGTAATAGGTGGCGGTGTTGCGGGAGCATACAGCGCATGGCGACTACAAAAGGCTAACGGGAAAAAAAGCAAAGTGGCTTTGTATGAATATAGCGATCGCATTGGCGGACGTTTATTCTCGCGCACATTGCCCGGTATGCCCAATGTAGTGGCTGAATTGGGCGGAATGCGCTACATACCTGAAACGCAGCCATTGGTTACCGGGTTGATTAACTATCTGAAACTTCCTACTAAGGATTTTCCGATGGGTAACCCTGACCCTGAAATCGGCGCGTCGCAAAATTATTATTACCTGCGCGGTGAGCACCTTACGCTGGAAGAGTTAAGCATTAAAGGCGCAGTGCCTTATAACCTGAGTTGGAGCGAACAAGGGATGAACCCCGATCAGTTGCAGGCTTATGTAATGAATGTATTAGTTCCTAATGCTAAAAACCTTACGCTTGAAGACTGGTTTAAGGTAGAGGTATTTGGTACTCCTTTGTATAAAATGGGGTATTGGAACTTGCTAAATGTGTTTCTAACCAATGAAGCATTTAGCTATATGCGTGATGCCGGTGGTTATGATGCCAACGTGGCCAACGCCAGTGCAGTAGCACAATTACCAGTGAGTGATTTCGGTCCTACCACCAGCTTCCGTACCCTTACAAAAGGGTATCAGGATTTGCCGCTAACCCTTGCCGAACAATTTGAAGCAGATGGCGGTGAAATAAATATGAACCACAAGCTGCTGTCTATTAAGCGACTTAAAAACGGTGAGTATGAGTTGGTATTTACCCGCACTAAAACCCAAGATTTTAAAACCCATTACGATAACAACAGCGATGAGCGTATAGTGGTGCATGCAGATAAAATAATACTTGCAATGCCACGCCGATCACTTGAACTGATTGAATGGGATCAATGGCAAGAAAACGAGTTTTTAAAGAACAACGTGGGTAGCGTTTTGATACAACACGCCTTTAAACTGTTTATGGGGTATGATTACCCTTGGTGGCGTGCACTTAATCTTTGGGCAGGACGTTCGATTACTGATATGCCCATTAGGCAAGTATATTATTTTGGTTGTGAAGGCGACCAACCCGGTGCAGACCCTAACAATACAAAATCGCTACTGATGGCTTCGTACAACGATATAAGCACAGTGCCATTTTGGAAAGCATTGCAAAACGACGAGCCATACGGTGGTAACGACAAACCCGAAAACAAAAGCATTGACCCCGTACCCCCTGCGCAATTTGTAGCTACCCAAAGCATGGTAGAGATTGCACACAAACAGGTGGAAACCATGCACGGCCAGCAAAAACTGGATATGCCCTATGCAGCTATTTTCCACGATTGGAGCGAAGACCCATACGGTGGTGGCTGGCATGAGTGGAAAGCAGGCTACCGTTACGATGAAATTATTAAAAAGATGGTGAAACCCGTAGAAGACCAAGACGTGTTCATCATCGGGGAGGCTTACAGCAACAACCAAGGTTGGGTGGAAGGCTCTCTGGAAACCGCTGAAGACATGATGAAGCGGTACTTTAAACTCGACTATCTTCCGCGTAAATAA
- the cyoE gene encoding protoheme IX farnesyltransferase, translating into MISKTIDNVSPVSFSLKSKLRDYSQLLKLRLTLTVVFSAAMGFILAPAATIDWPLFWLLVLGGTMVVGAANGINQVIERDYDKMMVRTANRPVATQRMGINEAIIFSLVTGLGGVFLLGYYFNDVTGYLALFSLISYAFIYTPLKRISPIAVFVGAFPGAVAPMLGWTAVTGSIDAGAIALFVIQFFWQFPHFWAVAWILDDDYRRAGFYLLPSFEGRGKKSAFQVLIWTTVLIPAVLLPLQIGIVGMVSTIIALIASAAMVWLAARLYKDCSIKNARTLMFAAFIYLPVVLLAFVFDKV; encoded by the coding sequence ATGATTAGCAAAACCATAGATAATGTAAGCCCTGTTTCGTTTTCGTTGAAAAGCAAACTGCGTGATTACAGCCAATTATTAAAACTCAGGCTGACACTTACCGTAGTGTTTTCAGCTGCTATGGGTTTTATATTGGCACCTGCTGCAACAATAGACTGGCCATTGTTTTGGCTGCTTGTATTGGGCGGTACTATGGTAGTTGGTGCAGCCAACGGTATTAATCAGGTAATCGAACGTGATTACGATAAAATGATGGTGCGCACAGCCAATCGTCCTGTGGCAACCCAGCGTATGGGAATAAACGAGGCTATCATATTTAGTCTTGTTACAGGATTAGGCGGTGTGTTTTTACTAGGATACTATTTTAATGATGTAACAGGCTATTTGGCCTTGTTTTCATTGATATCTTATGCATTTATCTATACTCCGCTTAAGCGTATATCGCCCATAGCAGTATTTGTAGGTGCATTTCCCGGTGCAGTTGCCCCCATGTTGGGTTGGACTGCTGTAACGGGTAGTATTGATGCAGGTGCAATTGCCCTGTTTGTAATTCAGTTCTTTTGGCAGTTCCCCCATTTTTGGGCAGTAGCGTGGATATTAGACGATGATTACCGTCGTGCAGGTTTTTACCTGTTACCTTCGTTTGAAGGACGCGGCAAGAAAAGTGCATTCCAAGTACTGATTTGGACTACCGTATTGATACCCGCAGTACTATTGCCTTTGCAAATAGGAATTGTAGGAATGGTATCAACCATTATTGCTTTGATAGCTTCAGCAGCTATGGTGTGGCTAGCCGCCCGCTTGTATAAAGATTGCAGTATAAAAAATGCCCGCACGCTTATGTTTGCAGCATTTATATACTTGCCCGTAGTGTTGCTGGCTTTTGTATTTGATAAAGTGTGA
- a CDS encoding SCO family protein has protein sequence MSNPARKKIYLVLLFILPIGFVALLKQGTFKAGAILPIYGDRYLAAGAKDTTYHTVGPFSFTDQKGFLLTNDSVKGKIRIVNFFFARCQGVCPKMNNNLTLVYDKYKQSPDIVFISHTVDPENDSTEVLAEYARVRDIRYGNWFFVTGKYEQIAFIQNQYLLPKADGASADQIAHSQHLILVDKEERIRGAYDGLKMNEVLQLKEDIKLLLAEYKNPL, from the coding sequence ATGAGCAACCCCGCACGGAAAAAGATTTATCTAGTATTACTTTTTATACTACCCATAGGTTTTGTAGCACTATTAAAACAAGGCACTTTTAAAGCCGGAGCTATACTACCCATATACGGCGACCGTTATTTAGCCGCGGGAGCAAAAGATACTACATACCATACTGTTGGCCCTTTTAGTTTTACAGACCAAAAGGGCTTTTTGCTTACTAACGATAGCGTAAAGGGTAAAATACGCATCGTAAACTTCTTTTTTGCCCGTTGTCAGGGTGTTTGCCCTAAGATGAACAACAACCTTACTTTGGTGTATGATAAATACAAGCAAAGTCCTGATATAGTATTTATATCTCATACTGTAGACCCAGAGAATGACAGCACAGAAGTGCTTGCAGAATATGCCCGGGTGAGAGATATACGCTACGGTAATTGGTTTTTTGTTACCGGTAAATACGAGCAAATAGCCTTTATACAAAATCAATATTTGCTGCCTAAGGCTGATGGTGCCAGTGCCGACCAAATTGCACATTCGCAGCACCTTATTTTGGTAGATAAAGAAGAACGCATTCGCGGTGCATACGACGGTTTAAAGATGAACGAGGTATTGCAACTGAAAGAAGATATTAAACTGTTATTAGCTGAATACAAGAATCCTTTATGA
- a CDS encoding cytochrome C oxidase subunit IV family protein has protein sequence MSHVEYKDKDTYLYENAQEKLYHVESHGTSEIWRTFWILTAITVVDIILYFVLPASMGRNILFIGLGLVKAVLIVGFFMHLKHERTSLILSVVVPTMFIVFFVAWMLYEGNFWSTFNS, from the coding sequence ATGTCACACGTAGAATATAAAGATAAAGATACTTACCTGTACGAGAACGCACAGGAGAAACTATACCACGTAGAAAGCCATGGTACTAGCGAAATCTGGAGGACTTTCTGGATTTTGACTGCCATTACTGTTGTGGATATTATATTGTACTTCGTATTACCGGCAAGCATGGGTCGTAACATTTTGTTTATCGGCTTAGGTTTGGTAAAAGCCGTACTTATTGTAGGGTTCTTTATGCACTTAAAACATGAACGCACAAGCCTTATTCTTAGTGTTGTGGTTCCTACCATGTTTATCGTGTTTTTTGTAGCGTGGATGTTGTACGAAGGCAATTTTTGGAGCACATTTAACAGCTGA
- a CDS encoding cytochrome oxidase subunit III yields the protein MSGHSVATANPTNAWSGGRSPFNVSYGKLMMWFFLLSDAFTFSGLLITYGVHRFSAAGDTSLPWPLPDMVFNHFPFLHGIHLPLFFVSLMTFILIFSSVTMVLAVEAGHRNSKKEVARYMLMTIIGGAAFLGCQAWEWTQFIGDGATLNGNHFALSAEGIKKTEHLGLFGHIHWELADRISGAPTFSALFFIVTGFHGFHVLSGVVLNIITYINVLRGTYEKRGHYEMVEKVGLYWHFVDLVWVFVFTFFYLI from the coding sequence ATGTCAGGACACTCAGTAGCAACAGCCAACCCCACAAACGCATGGTCGGGCGGGCGTTCACCCTTCAATGTAAGCTATGGCAAATTGATGATGTGGTTTTTCCTGTTATCAGATGCCTTCACCTTTTCAGGTTTGCTGATAACCTATGGTGTACACCGCTTTAGTGCCGCAGGCGATACCAGCTTGCCTTGGCCTTTGCCTGATATGGTGTTTAATCACTTTCCGTTTTTGCACGGAATCCACTTGCCTTTGTTCTTTGTTAGTTTGATGACTTTCATCCTTATCTTCAGTTCGGTAACCATGGTGTTAGCGGTTGAGGCAGGACATCGTAACTCTAAGAAAGAAGTAGCCCGTTATATGTTGATGACCATTATTGGTGGTGCAGCATTTTTGGGTTGCCAAGCTTGGGAATGGACTCAGTTTATTGGTGACGGTGCTACCTTAAACGGTAACCACTTTGCTCTAAGTGCTGAAGGAATAAAGAAAACCGAACATTTAGGTTTATTTGGGCACATACATTGGGAACTTGCTGACCGTATAAGCGGAGCACCTACCTTCTCTGCTCTATTCTTTATTGTAACAGGCTTCCACGGTTTCCACGTATTAAGCGGCGTGGTGCTAAACATAATAACTTATATCAACGTGTTGAGGGGTACTTACGAAAAACGCGGCCATTACGAGATGGTTGAAAAAGTAGGACTTTACTGGCACTTTGTAGATTTGGTTTGGGTATTCGTGTTTACCTTCTTCTACCTGATATAA